A window from Frischella perrara encodes these proteins:
- a CDS encoding autotransporter outer membrane beta-barrel domain-containing protein produces MKIKSIAMLVVSALTLGHAHAKNYDLATDNSLPFNQIDERYFVTNSNSSTANITVNNDFIINHNGSFHLGFAGKTDSLPGSLAAGAINMTINGNMRVYNDTWIGKFDTQKFTELLGLHKDFPFSPTEQDIDVHVTGDINVALGADKKRGGLMILAGNVMGGNAAITGKTTVKVDGDVNIRSGDNHLAGTSSSPAKLITRTFNLTGGDIEIIGMGTVLKTTNTDNNRSSVFIGNDGNMIIMRGGTVDVSNGGNLDVSDEGVLTASRGNGFVKLATDGQVNIGSNARIESSKGSLTISDQSSQSSKLNVAGTINFGIDDAGRMNKITGDNVSVKSSARFLVSNDFIKKALSMNTADANAIVLEGNQSLNIDGMTVGETRSLVKNIYGDFNFKLSGKELAFVNVSNATNFNDENEAKAAANRQLKHYYQQAGINSHNIAKGLAGNLVKVADSALNNTRTVSSDKSLAGNMNWDVLDTIAKGAKSGKYHVYFNPAVAGLYNNNRGLHITEIALNSFNQTKVIIDNRLDQFYQTSNSVNNGNSVWINLTHQYEDNDSKRGIAGYKYSANGFLLGYDKSIQDDWLIGAAFGYSDGNYKDKSAVSNDSNIKNYQVQLYSRYKLSNDIFTTAYFGYTYGDIELKQHDGAYLAKEDFLSHTWNVGGNLGYSWHALPSLTLTPSVGLTYVYTENSAHNVKYNQAKLIKYGTASNSALFIPMDVTADYSVLQHADIDLSVKAKVGYAFNLTDDEFDNDITINGINGLNKMSARTSGRSKNQFNMGTGIALKFNQFDFDIDYHYFGENKRDAHYLSAMAKYQF; encoded by the coding sequence ATGAAAATCAAATCAATTGCGATGTTAGTCGTTAGTGCTTTAACGCTTGGTCATGCGCATGCTAAAAATTATGATCTTGCAACAGATAATTCGTTACCATTCAATCAAATTGATGAGCGTTATTTTGTAACTAACAGTAATTCTTCAACAGCAAATATCACCGTAAATAATGATTTTATTATAAATCATAATGGTTCCTTCCATCTCGGTTTTGCCGGAAAAACGGATAGTCTTCCCGGATCATTAGCTGCGGGCGCTATCAATATGACAATCAATGGCAACATGCGTGTATATAATGATACATGGATTGGCAAGTTTGATACTCAAAAATTTACTGAATTATTAGGATTGCATAAAGATTTTCCATTTTCTCCTACAGAGCAAGATATTGATGTACATGTTACCGGTGATATCAATGTTGCTTTAGGGGCGGATAAAAAACGTGGTGGATTGATGATTCTAGCCGGAAATGTAATGGGTGGAAATGCTGCTATTACCGGTAAAACAACGGTTAAAGTGGACGGCGATGTAAATATCCGTAGTGGTGATAATCATTTGGCTGGTACGTCTTCATCACCGGCAAAACTCATAACGAGAACGTTTAATTTGACGGGTGGGGATATAGAAATAATAGGTATGGGGACTGTTCTAAAAACGACTAACACTGATAATAATCGATCATCAGTTTTTATTGGAAATGACGGTAATATGATTATTATGCGTGGTGGTACGGTTGATGTGAGTAACGGCGGTAATTTAGATGTATCTGATGAGGGAGTATTAACCGCTAGTCGTGGAAATGGATTTGTTAAGTTAGCAACTGATGGGCAAGTCAATATTGGTTCAAATGCACGTATTGAGTCATCAAAAGGTTCTTTAACCATAAGTGATCAGTCATCACAATCATCAAAATTAAATGTTGCAGGAACGATTAATTTCGGAATAGATGATGCCGGAAGAATGAATAAAATCACTGGTGATAATGTGTCTGTTAAATCCTCAGCGCGTTTCCTTGTTTCAAATGATTTTATTAAAAAAGCATTGAGTATGAATACTGCTGACGCCAATGCTATCGTATTAGAAGGTAATCAATCACTAAATATTGATGGAATGACGGTAGGAGAGACACGTTCTCTTGTAAAAAATATCTATGGTGATTTCAATTTTAAATTATCTGGCAAAGAGCTAGCCTTCGTTAATGTAAGTAACGCAACTAATTTCAATGATGAGAATGAAGCTAAAGCTGCAGCTAACCGCCAGTTAAAGCACTATTACCAACAAGCTGGAATCAATTCACATAACATTGCAAAAGGTTTAGCCGGTAATTTAGTGAAGGTGGCAGATAGTGCATTGAATAATACTCGTACAGTTTCTTCTGATAAGTCGTTAGCCGGTAATATGAACTGGGATGTGTTAGATACAATTGCTAAAGGTGCTAAAAGTGGTAAATACCATGTTTATTTTAACCCAGCCGTTGCCGGACTCTATAATAATAACCGCGGTTTGCACATAACAGAGATTGCACTTAATTCGTTTAATCAAACCAAAGTAATTATTGATAATCGTCTAGATCAATTTTATCAAACATCTAATTCTGTGAATAACGGAAATAGTGTTTGGATAAATTTAACTCACCAATACGAAGATAACGACAGCAAGCGTGGAATAGCAGGGTATAAATATTCAGCGAATGGATTTTTATTAGGATATGATAAGTCTATACAAGATGATTGGTTAATTGGTGCCGCTTTCGGATATAGTGATGGTAACTATAAAGATAAGTCTGCTGTTTCAAATGACTCAAATATCAAGAATTATCAAGTTCAGTTATATAGTAGATATAAATTATCAAATGATATTTTTACTACAGCTTACTTTGGTTACACTTATGGTGATATTGAGTTGAAACAGCATGATGGTGCTTATTTAGCTAAAGAGGACTTTTTAAGCCATACTTGGAATGTAGGTGGGAATTTAGGTTATTCATGGCATGCGTTACCATCATTAACATTAACTCCATCTGTAGGTCTGACTTATGTTTATACCGAAAACAGTGCTCATAATGTTAAGTATAACCAAGCTAAACTCATTAAATACGGCACGGCATCCAATTCTGCTTTATTTATTCCTATGGATGTAACCGCAGATTATTCAGTGTTACAACATGCTGATATTGATTTATCGGTTAAAGCAAAAGTAGGTTATGCATTTAATTTAACAGATGATGAATTTGATAATGATATTACCATTAATGGCATTAATGGTTTAAACAAAATGTCTGCGCGGACTTCTGGACGTAGTAAAAATCAATTCAACATGGGAACAGGTATAGCATTAAAATTCAATCAGTTTGATTTCGATATTGACTATCACTATTTTGGTGAAAATAAACGAGATGCGCATTACCTATCAGCAATGGCAAAATATCAATTTTAG
- the ygfZ gene encoding tRNA-modifying protein YgfZ — protein sequence MLYPAQSLPPISKISLDDWQLIKVSGVDNSKFLQGQLTADINELNDNHWLFSAHCDPKGKTLANLLIFKRHEDIYYLVRKSVVDIHLKELKKYAIFSKVSITIESSLSVLGLAGTEINSQNLEALATLTSQNNCHTVNNLTFIKIDFPTDRYLIIGTDEEIAEFIAPFSSITTLPASQWALLDMQANYPIIDAPVSHQFLPQAFNLQQFAAISFTKGCYCGQEMVARAQYRGINKRSLYLLIGEHADSVEIGDTLEQKLGDSWRETGCILASFVVNNQIWVQAILNNEIPENEATFRLKNNHQILTIINN from the coding sequence ATGCTATATCCTGCACAATCTTTACCCCCTATATCCAAAATAAGTCTTGATGACTGGCAATTAATAAAAGTATCAGGTGTTGATAACAGTAAATTCTTACAAGGACAACTAACTGCTGATATCAATGAACTAAATGATAATCATTGGTTATTTTCGGCACATTGTGATCCCAAAGGTAAGACGCTGGCAAATTTATTAATATTTAAACGGCATGAAGATATTTATTATCTTGTTCGTAAAAGTGTCGTTGATATTCATTTAAAAGAGTTAAAGAAATATGCTATTTTTTCGAAGGTAAGCATTACCATTGAATCCTCTTTAAGTGTACTTGGTTTAGCTGGAACTGAAATTAATTCGCAAAACTTGGAGGCACTAGCCACTTTAACCAGTCAAAATAATTGTCATACAGTCAATAATTTAACCTTTATTAAAATTGATTTTCCAACGGATCGTTATCTTATTATTGGTACTGATGAGGAAATTGCTGAGTTTATTGCTCCATTTTCATCCATTACAACATTGCCAGCTTCACAATGGGCATTATTAGATATGCAAGCCAATTATCCTATTATTGATGCTCCTGTGAGTCATCAATTTCTACCTCAAGCATTCAATCTGCAACAATTTGCAGCCATTAGTTTTACCAAGGGATGTTATTGTGGTCAAGAGATGGTCGCCCGGGCACAATACCGAGGTATTAACAAGCGTAGTCTGTATTTATTAATAGGAGAACACGCCGATTCTGTTGAAATTGGAGATACTTTGGAACAAAAACTGGGTGATAGCTGGCGTGAAACGGGTTGTATTTTGGCATCTTTCGTTGTTAATAATCAAATATGGGTTCAAGCTATTTTAAATAATGAAATTCCAGAGAATGAAGCAACATTTAGACTGAAAAATAATCATCAAATATTAACGATAATTAACAATTAA
- a CDS encoding protein YgfX: MWNSQLKVSQNHFMAVSLFYVILLITLMMTFYQTQLDTFTMLAVLLLVIEWWRALRYFMMIRGELALFYDIKQLYWSRQRWYVVKPPLYLYFLVVINLQSIRNGKQQLLILIFNNLTYQDWRSLNYYLRQFYSR, encoded by the coding sequence ATGTGGAATAGCCAATTAAAAGTAAGCCAAAACCATTTCATGGCGGTATCTTTGTTTTATGTAATCTTACTAATAACACTAATGATGACTTTTTATCAAACACAATTAGATACATTTACTATGTTAGCTGTACTGTTATTAGTTATCGAATGGTGGCGAGCTTTGCGCTACTTTATGATGATTAGAGGTGAATTGGCACTGTTTTATGATATCAAGCAGTTATATTGGTCTCGACAACGTTGGTATGTAGTTAAACCTCCCTTATATCTCTATTTTTTAGTCGTTATCAATCTTCAATCTATTCGTAATGGTAAACAACAACTTTTAATACTCATATTTAATAATTTGACGTATCAAGATTGGCGAAGTTTAAATTATTATCTTCGCCAATTCTATAGCCGTTAA
- the rsmI gene encoding 16S rRNA (cytidine(1402)-2'-O)-methyltransferase: MSSLISIKPSTLYIVATPIGNLGDITLRAIETLKNVDLIAAEDTRHSGLLLQHFAIEGRLYPLHDHNEQQKTEALIEKLKSGLSIALISDAGTPLINDPGYHLVKACYQNQITVVPVPGACAAITALSVSGLPTDRFCYEGFLPAKSKARIDLLTQLKQEPRTVVFYESTHRILDSLQDMLNVYGPEKIVVLAKELTKSWETIIHSPLKDLIEWLKADDNRRKGEFVLIVEGYDKVNEQEIDPDAIKLLNRLQQEIPLKKAAGIVAEIYGLKKNQLYQLGLEQKTS, encoded by the coding sequence ATGTCATCCTTGATTTCGATTAAACCTTCAACCCTCTATATTGTTGCTACACCAATTGGTAATTTGGGCGATATCACTCTGAGAGCTATTGAAACCCTAAAAAATGTCGATTTAATTGCAGCAGAAGATACCCGTCATAGTGGATTATTGCTTCAGCATTTTGCCATTGAGGGTCGTCTATATCCGTTACATGACCATAATGAACAGCAAAAAACAGAAGCACTCATAGAAAAACTAAAGTCAGGTCTTTCCATTGCCCTGATTTCAGATGCTGGTACGCCATTAATTAATGATCCTGGTTATCATCTTGTCAAAGCATGTTATCAAAACCAAATTACTGTCGTGCCTGTCCCCGGTGCTTGTGCTGCCATTACCGCATTATCGGTTTCAGGATTACCGACTGATCGTTTTTGTTATGAAGGTTTTTTACCAGCAAAATCAAAAGCGAGAATTGATTTATTAACTCAATTGAAACAAGAACCACGTACGGTGGTCTTTTATGAATCAACGCATCGCATTCTGGATAGTTTGCAGGATATGCTTAATGTTTATGGTCCAGAAAAAATTGTGGTGCTCGCTAAAGAGTTGACAAAATCCTGGGAGACTATTATTCATTCACCCCTCAAGGATTTAATTGAATGGTTAAAAGCTGATGACAATCGTAGAAAAGGCGAATTTGTATTAATTGTAGAAGGCTATGACAAAGTGAATGAACAAGAAATTGATCCAGATGCGATAAAATTACTTAACCGCCTACAACAAGAGATACCACTAAAAAAAGCAGCAGGTATTGTGGCTGAAATATATGGTCTAAAAAAGAACCAACTTTATCAATTAGGTTTGGAGCAAAAAACATCTTAA
- a CDS encoding peptidoglycan DD-metalloendopeptidase family protein: protein MKTTFISSFVLFIASCSQTNPAQIKDVSDSPELISKASSDTFSEESTDYTVPPKNISSLDSTETFTSSTTTSSNGDIVQTSQERFYYQRNYDDIPKGGYQGNTYTVKRGDTLFYIAWITGNDYRSLAAKNQIPEPYELKVGQVLDVSGNGTTVVVTRRTVIQSKQNNNGNVAPTTTTKSTPTNTTATIKNTTQVKTKTTQTNSSNQINQPIFTNTSKSIVWQWPAKGTIIERFTNASKGIDIAGKIGDKVVAAANGRVVYAGNALPGYGNLIIIKHNDDYLTAYAHNQTFLVKEQQDVKAGQQIATMGSTGTSSPRLHFEIRFKAKSVDPILYLPKR, encoded by the coding sequence ATGAAAACAACCTTCATTAGTTCATTTGTTCTATTCATAGCATCTTGTAGTCAAACTAATCCAGCTCAGATAAAAGATGTCTCAGACTCTCCAGAGCTAATTTCAAAAGCAAGTAGTGACACATTTAGTGAAGAGTCTACTGATTATACAGTTCCGCCTAAAAATATATCGTCATTAGATTCAACTGAAACATTTACTTCTTCGACTACCACAAGCAGTAATGGTGATATTGTTCAAACGTCTCAAGAACGTTTCTACTATCAACGTAATTATGATGATATTCCAAAAGGCGGTTATCAAGGTAATACTTATACTGTAAAACGTGGTGATACTTTATTTTACATTGCTTGGATTACTGGTAATGACTATCGTTCTTTAGCCGCTAAAAATCAGATTCCAGAGCCTTATGAATTAAAGGTTGGGCAAGTTTTAGATGTGAGTGGGAATGGAACAACAGTTGTAGTGACTCGTAGAACAGTAATTCAATCTAAACAAAATAACAATGGTAATGTCGCTCCAACAACTACGACAAAATCGACCCCAACAAATACAACGGCTACAATTAAAAATACTACGCAAGTTAAAACAAAAACAACTCAAACAAATAGCAGTAATCAAATTAATCAACCAATCTTTACTAACACATCTAAATCTATTGTTTGGCAATGGCCAGCTAAAGGTACGATTATTGAGCGATTCACTAATGCTTCTAAAGGGATTGATATTGCAGGTAAGATAGGTGACAAAGTTGTGGCTGCAGCAAATGGAAGAGTTGTTTATGCGGGCAATGCATTACCGGGTTATGGCAACTTAATTATAATTAAACATAATGATGATTATTTAACCGCATATGCTCACAATCAAACTTTCTTAGTTAAGGAACAGCAAGATGTTAAAGCAGGGCAACAGATAGCTACAATGGGAAGTACCGGTACTAGTTCGCCTCGTTTACATTTTGAAATTCGTTTTAAAGCTAAATCGGTTGATCCAATCCTTTATTTACCTAAACGATAA
- the gpmA gene encoding 2,3-diphosphoglycerate-dependent phosphoglycerate mutase, which translates to MAVKKLVLIRHGESEWNKENRFCGWTDVDLSEKGHQEAIEAGKLLKAEGFKFDYAYTSVLTRAIHTLWHVLDGVEQPYIPEEKSWRLNERHYGALQGLNKAETAAKYGDDQVKLWRRGFAITPPALEKSDDRYPGHDSRYHNLSDKELPLTESLALTIERVLPYWKETIAPRVASGERVIIAAHGNSLRALVKYLDNINDDDIIELNIPTGVPLVYEFNDNMKVIKHYYLGDADAIAAKAAAVANQGKAK; encoded by the coding sequence ATGGCAGTAAAAAAATTAGTCTTAATTAGACATGGTGAAAGCGAATGGAATAAAGAAAATCGCTTTTGTGGTTGGACAGATGTCGATCTTTCTGAAAAAGGTCATCAAGAAGCAATTGAAGCGGGTAAATTATTAAAAGCGGAAGGCTTCAAATTTGATTACGCTTATACATCAGTATTAACCCGCGCAATCCACACTTTATGGCATGTATTAGATGGTGTTGAACAACCGTATATACCAGAAGAAAAAAGTTGGCGTTTAAATGAACGTCATTATGGGGCTTTACAAGGTCTTAATAAAGCAGAAACGGCGGCTAAGTATGGCGACGATCAAGTAAAATTATGGCGTCGTGGTTTTGCAATTACTCCTCCTGCATTAGAAAAATCAGATGATCGCTATCCTGGACATGATAGTCGATATCATAATTTAAGTGATAAAGAGCTACCATTAACTGAAAGCCTAGCATTAACGATTGAACGTGTTTTACCTTATTGGAAAGAAACAATTGCACCGCGCGTTGCAAGTGGTGAACGTGTGATTATTGCTGCACATGGTAATTCTTTACGTGCATTAGTTAAATATTTAGATAACATCAATGATGATGATATTATTGAACTCAATATCCCAACAGGTGTACCTCTTGTGTATGAGTTTAATGACAATATGAAAGTTATTAAACATTATTATTTAGGTGACGCTGATGCAATTGCAGCTAAAGCTGCAGCTGTTGCAAATCAAGGTAAAGCTAAGTAA
- the rlmF gene encoding 23S rRNA (adenine(1618)-N(6))-methyltransferase RlmF, whose product MPKGSSQIIKKNLHPRNRHRTGYDFPTLGQILPELSGYIIHNQYGKLSIDYANPKAVKLLNKALLLQSYRIKFWDIPDDYLCPPIPGRADYIHYLADLLAMDNYNRIPQGKAIRLLDIGVGANTIYPIIGHTEYGWSFVGSDISATAIKMAKLIAKMNPPLTSSLTYRWQKNKRNIFTNIIKPNEQFALTLCNPPFHASLAEAQAATNRKLTNLGKTFCHVKQPVHNFGGQNNELWCDGGEVAFINTMIEESKNYKDQCLWFTSLISKKDTLSIIKKKLEKIKIQDLQVVTMAQGQKISRFIAWSFLNSQQRQQILARWQR is encoded by the coding sequence ATGCCTAAAGGATCTTCTCAAATTATAAAGAAAAACCTACACCCCCGTAATCGGCATCGTACTGGTTATGATTTCCCAACGCTGGGGCAAATTTTACCAGAACTATCGGGTTATATTATACATAATCAATATGGAAAACTATCTATTGATTACGCCAATCCTAAAGCGGTTAAATTGTTGAATAAAGCATTATTATTACAATCTTATCGTATTAAATTTTGGGATATTCCTGATGATTACTTATGTCCACCGATTCCTGGTAGAGCTGATTATATCCATTATTTAGCCGACTTACTGGCAATGGATAATTACAATCGTATTCCTCAGGGTAAAGCAATTCGCCTACTTGATATTGGTGTCGGGGCTAATACAATTTATCCGATTATTGGTCATACTGAATATGGTTGGTCATTTGTAGGTAGTGACATTAGCGCAACAGCTATAAAGATGGCTAAACTGATTGCTAAGATGAATCCACCTCTAACATCATCCCTGACGTATCGTTGGCAAAAAAATAAGCGAAATATTTTTACAAATATTATTAAACCTAATGAACAATTTGCATTAACATTATGTAATCCACCTTTTCATGCATCTTTAGCTGAAGCACAAGCGGCTACAAATCGAAAATTGACTAACTTAGGTAAAACATTTTGTCATGTAAAACAACCTGTACATAATTTTGGCGGACAAAATAATGAGTTATGGTGTGATGGTGGAGAAGTTGCATTTATAAACACTATGATTGAAGAAAGTAAAAATTATAAAGATCAATGTTTATGGTTCACTTCGTTAATATCAAAAAAAGATACCTTATCAATCATTAAAAAGAAATTAGAAAAGATTAAGATTCAGGATCTACAAGTGGTTACAATGGCACAAGGGCAAAAAATTAGTCGTTTTATTGCATGGAGCTTTTTAAATTCACAACAGCGGCAACAGATTTTAGCTCGATGGCAACGTTAG
- the mutS gene encoding DNA mismatch repair protein MutS: protein MNLQQDLTTHTPMMQQYLKLKAENPDILLFYRMGDFYELFYDDAKKASQLLDISLTKRGASAGEPIPMAGVPYHAVESYLAKLIAMGESVAICEQIGDPALSKGPVERKVVRIVTPGTVSDELLLEDRKDNLLAAIWQEKSGYGFATLDISSGRFNVFECDSADTMQAELQRTSPVEILYPEDFQSMSLIENRSGLRRRPLWDFDLSTAKQQLNLQFATKDLIGFGVEKADKALRAAGCLLQYVKDTQKTSLPHIRSITKQSQDKFVILDAATRRNLEITENLAGGTDNTVAAILDKTQTAMGSRMLKRWLHTPIRDRLILSQRQNSIEELQEHYLVIQPLLKQIGDIERILARLALRSARPRDFARLRDSYNYLPQLQFELNALNDPYLQALCHTIGTFDEIANLLNNAIIETPPVLIRDGGVIAEGYHEELDQLRLLSAGATNYLEQLEVRERDTLGIDTLKIGFNAVHGYYIQVSRGQSHLVPVHYTRRQTLKNAERYIIPELKEYEDKVLTSKGKALALEKVLYDQLFDILLPQLESMQKSAEALAELDVLTNLAERAQTLNYTKPQLSIDKGINIQNGRHLVVEQVLSEPFIANSLNLSQQRRMLIITGPNMGGKSTYMRQTALIALLAYMGSFVPASNAIIGPIDRIFTRIGASDDLASGRSTFMVEMTETANIMHNATEHSLILMDEIGRGTSTYDGLSLAWACVEMLVNQIKAMTLFATHYFELTQLPEQINSIYNVHFDAIEHENTIAFRHTVQEGAASKSYGIAVAGLAGVPNIILKRAKQKLKELESHYQQSATNHVDSSQLSLISMPDESKVELELQQIDPDSLTPREALDVLYRLKRLL, encoded by the coding sequence ATGAATTTACAACAAGATCTTACAACTCATACTCCAATGATGCAGCAGTATTTAAAACTAAAAGCTGAAAACCCTGATATTTTATTATTTTATCGGATGGGGGATTTTTATGAGTTATTTTATGATGATGCTAAAAAAGCTTCGCAACTTTTGGATATTTCATTAACTAAACGCGGAGCCTCTGCCGGTGAACCCATCCCAATGGCGGGAGTACCCTATCATGCAGTAGAAAGTTATTTAGCAAAACTTATCGCTATGGGTGAATCTGTAGCGATTTGTGAACAAATTGGTGATCCTGCTTTGAGCAAAGGTCCCGTTGAACGTAAAGTGGTAAGAATTGTAACACCGGGCACTGTTAGCGATGAATTATTGCTAGAAGATCGAAAAGATAATTTGCTAGCAGCCATATGGCAAGAAAAATCTGGCTATGGATTTGCTACATTGGATATTAGCTCTGGTCGCTTCAATGTATTTGAATGTGATAGTGCTGATACAATGCAAGCCGAATTACAACGTACTTCTCCGGTAGAGATTCTTTACCCAGAAGATTTTCAATCCATGTCACTGATTGAAAATCGTTCAGGATTACGCCGTCGTCCGCTTTGGGATTTTGATTTAAGTACGGCTAAGCAACAACTTAATTTGCAATTTGCCACCAAAGACTTGATTGGTTTTGGAGTAGAAAAAGCAGATAAAGCGCTTAGAGCAGCAGGTTGTCTTTTACAATATGTGAAAGATACACAAAAAACATCTTTACCTCATATACGTTCAATAACTAAACAAAGCCAAGATAAATTTGTCATACTAGATGCTGCCACTCGTCGTAATCTAGAAATCACAGAAAATCTTGCTGGTGGCACAGATAATACCGTAGCAGCAATTTTAGATAAGACTCAGACAGCTATGGGAAGCCGAATGTTGAAACGATGGCTACATACGCCTATTCGTGATAGGCTCATACTTAGTCAACGGCAAAATAGTATTGAAGAACTCCAAGAACATTATCTTGTTATTCAACCACTATTAAAACAAATAGGCGATATTGAACGCATATTAGCAAGATTAGCATTGCGTTCAGCAAGACCACGTGATTTTGCTCGATTACGCGATTCTTATAATTATTTGCCTCAATTACAATTTGAGCTCAATGCTCTCAATGATCCTTATTTGCAAGCGCTTTGCCATACAATTGGGACATTTGATGAAATAGCCAATTTACTTAATAACGCTATCATAGAAACACCACCAGTTTTAATCCGTGATGGTGGTGTGATTGCAGAAGGCTATCATGAAGAACTGGATCAACTTCGATTATTATCTGCCGGTGCTACTAATTATCTTGAACAACTTGAAGTCCGTGAACGCGATACATTAGGTATAGATACATTAAAAATCGGCTTTAATGCCGTTCATGGCTATTATATTCAGGTCAGCCGAGGCCAGAGTCATCTAGTTCCAGTTCATTATACGCGTCGTCAAACGTTAAAAAATGCCGAAAGATATATTATTCCTGAACTTAAAGAATATGAAGACAAAGTTCTTACTTCTAAAGGTAAAGCATTAGCGCTAGAAAAAGTCTTATATGATCAATTATTTGATATTTTATTACCACAATTAGAAAGTATGCAAAAAAGTGCCGAAGCTTTAGCAGAACTTGATGTATTGACAAATTTAGCCGAAAGGGCTCAAACCCTTAATTATACCAAACCTCAGTTATCAATAGATAAAGGCATTAATATTCAAAATGGTCGACATTTAGTTGTTGAACAAGTTCTTTCAGAGCCGTTTATTGCAAACTCGTTGAATTTATCGCAACAACGCCGGATGTTAATTATTACTGGTCCTAATATGGGCGGCAAAAGTACTTATATGAGACAAACGGCATTGATTGCTCTTTTAGCCTATATGGGAAGCTTTGTTCCTGCATCAAACGCGATTATTGGACCAATTGATCGTATTTTTACACGTATTGGCGCTTCAGATGATCTCGCTTCTGGACGATCCACTTTTATGGTTGAAATGACCGAAACAGCCAATATTATGCATAACGCGACGGAACATAGTTTAATATTAATGGATGAAATTGGACGCGGTACTTCTACATATGATGGTTTATCATTAGCATGGGCATGTGTTGAAATGTTAGTAAATCAAATTAAAGCGATGACCTTATTTGCTACTCATTATTTTGAACTAACACAATTACCCGAACAAATTAATAGTATTTACAATGTCCATTTTGATGCGATTGAACATGAAAATACGATTGCTTTTCGTCATACCGTTCAAGAAGGTGCTGCAAGTAAAAGTTATGGCATTGCCGTGGCTGGCTTAGCTGGCGTGCCTAACATAATTTTAAAACGAGCAAAACAGAAGTTAAAAGAACTTGAATCACACTACCAACAATCCGCCACTAACCATGTTGATAGCTCACAGCTTTCTTTAATTTCAATGCCTGATGAATCAAAAGTAGAACTTGAATTACAACAAATCGATCCTGATAGTCTAACCCCCCGAGAAGCGTTAGATGTTTTATATCGATTAAAACGATTACTTTAG
- the ribA gene encoding GTP cyclohydrolase II, producing MQLKRIAQAKLPTPWGTFTIVGFKELATSKDHVAMVYGDITQQPILTRIHSECLTGDALFSLRCDCGFQLQAALQQIAKTGNGVLLYHRQEGRNIGLLNKIRAYALQDEGLDTVEANHQLGFAADERDFTICADMLKLLNIDQIKLLTNNPEKIRVLEQAGIKIVERIPLEVGENPNNEHYLETKAQKMGHILHLHPLNKDEKS from the coding sequence ATGCAATTAAAACGTATTGCACAAGCAAAATTACCTACACCTTGGGGAACATTTACAATTGTAGGCTTCAAGGAACTGGCGACGAGTAAAGATCATGTAGCCATGGTTTATGGTGACATAACACAGCAACCAATTCTGACTCGAATTCATTCAGAATGTTTAACAGGTGATGCATTATTCAGTTTACGTTGTGATTGTGGTTTTCAATTACAGGCGGCATTACAACAAATTGCTAAAACGGGGAATGGAGTTTTACTCTATCATCGTCAAGAAGGTCGTAATATTGGTTTACTTAATAAAATTAGAGCTTATGCATTACAGGATGAAGGATTAGATACGGTTGAAGCCAATCACCAATTGGGATTTGCTGCTGATGAACGAGATTTTACAATTTGTGCAGATATGTTGAAACTGCTTAACATTGACCAAATTAAATTACTTACTAATAATCCAGAAAAAATTCGTGTCCTTGAACAAGCAGGCATTAAAATTGTTGAGCGTATTCCATTAGAAGTCGGCGAAAACCCAAATAATGAACATTATTTAGAAACAAAAGCGCAGAAAATGGGACATATACTTCATCTTCACCCACTAAACAAAGACGAAAAATCATAA